The following nucleotide sequence is from candidate division WOR-3 bacterium.
TCCCATGACCGAAGACATTAAGAATTTGATAATAGAGTATGTTAAGAAAGAATATCTGGAAGAAGATGCGGAAGAAGAAGTCAATGAGAACACGCCACTAATATCGAGCGGTATTGTCGATTCGTTCTCAATGGTTTCACTTAAAACATTCCTTGAGAAAAAATTCAATATTAAAATCCCGGACGAAAAAGCAACCCCCGAAGCCTTCGACACCGTGAACAACATAATGAATTTACTCAAGGAATTCAACGTTACATAGGAGGTTAGTGATGGCCTACAGCGAAAAGGCAAGAGGTTACTACGCGACCGAATTGACCGGCATAAAAGAAGCAGGCACCTTCAAAGAGGAAAGATTCATTGAATCGCCTCAGGCCGCAAACATCAAAGTGGAATTTCCCGCCGGCTCGCCACCAAAAGAAGTCCTTAACTTCTGTGCAAACAACTACCTTGGATTATCGAGTCATCCTGAAGTGGTGACCGCAGCACATGATGGTCTCAAAGAACGGGGTTACGGTATGTCGTCGGTGCGTTTCATCTGCGGCACTCAGGATATTCACCGAGAGCTGGAAGAGAAATTGACAAAATTCCTGGGCACCGAAGACACTATCCTATTTCCGTCATGCATGGATGCCAATGCCGGTGTGTTCGATGTCGTACTGGATAAAGAAGACGCCATGATCGCTGACCGTCTCGTTCATGCCTCGATCGTCGACGGGATGAGGCTCTGCAAGGCGCAATTGTTCAATTACAAACATTCTAACATGGAACACCTCGAGGAGAAATTGAAGGAAACCCAGGACTGTCGCTTCAGGATGGTGATCACTGATGGTGTCTTCTCAATGGACGGCGATATTGCCAAACTGGATGAGATATGCGACCTTGCCGAGAAATACGACGCTATGGTTCTCGTCGATGATTCCCATGCTAGTGGATTCATGGGTAAAACCGGGCGCGGCACTCACGAACACTGCGGCGTACTCGGACGCATCGACATCATCACGACCACCCTGGGCAAGGCACTGGGTGGTGCGTCAGGCGGATGTGTGAGCGGACGCAAAGAGATAGTGGACCTCTGCCGACAGCGTGCTCGCCCTTATCTCTTTTCGAATACGGTACCGCCGGTCATTGTCGCCGCTGCCAGTAAGGTACTCGACATCATCAGTAAGACGACGGACCGACGCGATAAGCTCGAGGAAAACACGGTATTCTTCAGAGAAAAAATGACTGCCGCGGGTTTTGATATTAAAGAAGGCGTACATCCCATAGTACCGATCATGCTGTACAATGCAAAACTCGCTCAGGACATCGCAAGCGATATGTATAATGAAGGCATCTACGTCATCGGCTTCTCGTTTCCGGTCGTGCCCAAGGGCCAGTCACGCATAAGAGTACAGATCTCCGCCGGTCATGACCGGGAGCATATTGAGCGTGCGATCGCAGCATTCACAAAGATCGGCGAGAAATACAAGATACTGGGCAAAAAGAAGAACGAGATCATCGAGATGTACGGGCTCTAGCAAATGCTAATCTCTAAATACGAAACTCTACACAAATTCGAATTTCAAATTTCCAAAATTCGAAACAGGTTTTGGTCATTTCCGTTTGGTACTTTGAGATTGTCTAGAATTTCGTGCTTCGAATTTAGGATTCTTCATGAATAATACGTCAGATGTTATCGTGATCGGCGGTGGTATCATTGGCTGCGCCACTGGCTACTACTTAGCAAAGAAAGGGCTGAAAGTCAACCTGCTTGAAAGAGAGTACCTGACCTCAGGTTCTACCGGCCGCTGCATCGGAGGGATCAGACAGCAATTCTCAACTCCCCTCAGCATCAAAGTCGCGATGGAATCGATGAAAAAATTCACCGCGATGAATGATGACCTGAAGCAGGATGTTGAATTCCATCAAGGTGGATATCTATTTCTTGCGCACAGCGAAGAAAAAAAGCAAACATACATGAAGCTCATTGAAATCCAGAGGAATATGGGACTCGATGTCAGCTTCATTGGCGTTCCGGAGATCGAAAAGCTGGTACCGGGTATCGATGCAACAGATCTTTTGGGTGGTGCATACTGTTCAAGCGATGCACAGGCCAATCCATTTCTGATCATTGATGGCTACGCAAGAAAGATAAAGGAAAAAGGTAATGTCTTCACGCACAAGGAAGTCACGCAAATAAATACCCAAAATGGAAAAGTCGTTTCGGTCAGCACGCGTGACAATGAGGATTACAATGCGCCGATCGTGGTCAATGCTGCCGGTCCTTCTGCCCGGGACATCGCCGGAATGGCCAACATCGACATACCAATCTATCCAGAACGCCATGAAGCAATGATCACCGAGCAGATGGAAAGATTCTTCGACATGATGATTGTCGATTACCGGCCGGACGGATGCTACTTCAATCAGAAATGGCCACATGGAAGCATCATTGGATGCTACACGCCGGTACCGAACGTCCCCGGATATGACCTGGGCACCTCTTTTGAATTCGCCAGGGAAATGGGACGCCGGATGGCTCGCCTCATACCCAGATTGAATGACATAAAGATCATACGGCATTGGTCGGGCAGTTATGAAATCACTCCGGACGGTAATCCGATTCTTGATAAATCCGACATAGACGGTTTCTGGATCGTGGGCGGGATGTGTGGCCATGGATTCATGCTGGGCCCCGAAATCGCCTGGCTTGCTGCCGAGTACATCACCGAAGGCAAACCGCCTTATGACATCTCTGAATTTGCCTTGCATCGTGATTTCACAGGTAAAGAGGTGATGAAGTGAGAAGCTTTAAGGTCATCAAGAAGGACAAAACGACCCGGGCACGTTACGGGACACTGAAAACACCACACTTTGAGGTTCAGACGCCTAATTTCATGCCGGTCGCCACGCAGGCAACGGTGAAGACACAATCCCCGGCAGATCTAAAAAAGATCGGCGTTCAAATAATCATCTGTAATACTTACCATCTGATGTTACGACCTTCCTCTGGTGTGATCAAGGATCTTGGCGGACTGCATCGCTTCATGAACTGGGACCGGGCAATAATCACTGATTCCGGAGGTTTTCAAGCCTATTCCCTCACTGACCTGAAGAAGATCACCGACGATGGCATCGAGTTTTCCTCACACCTTGATGGTTCAAGGCATTTCCTGAGCCCGGAGAGCGCGGTTCATATCCAGGAAGAGCTAAGACCCGATGTCGCCATGTGTCTCGACGTCTTCAGCGCCTACCCAATGGAGTTCCTCCAAGCCAGGATCGCAGTAGAACGCACGGTAAACTGGGCGAAACGCAGCCTCCAGGTAAAAAAAAAGTACCATTATTCGGCATAATTCAGGGCGCAACCTATGAAAACCTGCGCCATGAATGCGCGCAGCGTATTGTTGAACTGAACTTCCCGGGATACGGTATCGGCGGCCTCATGATCGGCGAGCCCGCGATCCTGACAAATGAAATGGTGCTCACGGTGAATCAGGTCATCCCCGAGAAAAAACTCCGTTATCTCATGGGTTGCGGCTATCCAGAGGACATAATTGAAGCTGTCGGATTGGGGGTGGATCTTTTCGACTGTGTGCTTCCGACGCGGAACGGCCGAACCGGAATGGCCTTCACCTCACACGGTAAATTAATCATAAAGGCCAGCCGCTACTCGACCGACAAGTCACCGCTTGATAAGAATTGCGGCTGCTATACTTGCCGCAATTTCTCGCGTGCCTACCTCCGTCATCTTTTTAACACCGGCGAGGCCCTGGCCGGCAGGTTGGTTAGCTATCATAACATCTACTTTTACACGGAATTGATGTCAAAAATCAGAAATCACATAAAAGAAGGGACATTTCAGGGTTTCTCGAGAAGAATGCTACGCAAATATGATTTCCGAAACTCGTAGACCGACAAACATTATTGATTGACTCGACTTATTCTGCACCATCTGTAGCACCAGAACCATGTAGATACGTGTTTGTACAATAATTTCTGAACATTGCTCTTGACACAAAATGAATTATATATATAATTACACAATTAAATGTGAAAAGGAGCTAACATGTTCGGGAGAAAGAAAAAAGTACTTGGTCTTGATATTGGGTCAAGCCAAACAAAAATAGTTGAGCTTAGCGCAGGTAAGAGTAAGAAGTTATTGAATTTTGGGATATCCAAGGTCTTGCCTGACGCTATAGTTGAAGGTGAAATAATCGATCGGGAGGCAGTTTTAGACTCCGTCAGAACATTAATTGAAACGAAGGGCTTCTCCACAAAAGACGTTGTCCTGGGTATCGCCGGAAGAGACGTCATAATCAAGAGAATTACCATGGACCGAATGAGTGAAGCAGACACGCGGGAACAGATCAAATGGGAGGCCGAGCAGTATGTACCCTTTGACATAAACGAAGTATCGCTTGATTTCGATGTTGTGAACCCAAACTTCGGAGATAATCAACAGGAAGTCATCCTTGTCGCCGCGAAAAACGAGCTCATCAACAACCTTACGTCTCTGTTGAAAGACCTTAATCTAACGCCGATCATCATCGACACCACCGCTTTTGCCATTCAGCATGTCTATGAGCATAGCTATGAAGTAGTCACCGACGAGATAATCTGCCTCATCCACCTCGGCGCGGGAATGACCGTGATCAATGTCATAAAAGGCGGCTCGAGTCTCTCGGCGCGTGATGTCTACTACGGCGTGAATGCATACATAAGCAAGCTCCAGAAGGAAGTTGGATTCAATTATGAAGATGCTGCGAATGCAGCCAAGGGTACTGTCCCGCCGGGCGTGTCTCAGGATTCAATCCAGGGAGTCTTCGAATCTTTTGTGAGTGACCTTGGCACCCACATCGAGAGAAGTCTGCAATTTCTCTCGACGGTTACCGGAGAGGAAAAGGTAAGCCGTATGTACATCTCGGGCGGAGGTTCTTTAATACCGACCCTTACTGATTATCTGAAGAGGCGCTTCGGAATACCGATCGAGACACTCAATCCCTTCAAGAACATCATTTATGACCCAAATATTTTTGTACCTATGGGCGCGGATGCAGCTGGGCCGATCCTGGCTCAAGCTGTTGGTCTAGCATTAAGGGGGGAATAATGATCAAAATTAATCTGGCCCCAATTACAAAGAAAGGCCGTGCTCCTAAAGCAAGGGCACCGAGAGCTCCACGTCCAGGAATAAAGATACCACCCATTCAGACCGCGATCGTGTACATCGCAGGCATAGTGATCGTCGCACTCATCGTTATCGTTCTGCTTGTAAGCCAAAACATACAAATGCGTAACTTCAACTCCAATATCAATCAACTGAATGCCAAACTCGACGAATTGAAGATATACAAAGCAGCGGTCGACAGCCTCGAGACGCGAGAAAGGGAACTTGCGGCGCTTATCGCACCGATAAAACAACTTAACAGAAACAGGTTTTTCATCGCGCACATCCTTGATGAAATCTCGGAACGTGTACCGGATTTCACCTGGATCACAATGCTCAACGCGGATTCTACTAACCTGGACATAAAAGGGATCGCTGCCTCAAATCTGCTTGTTGCCGATTTTATGAACCGACTTGAAGAATCACCTTACATATATAACGTTGACCTGTCCGTTCTCGAGAAGAAGGTAATCGAAAAACAAGAAATGATGGAATTCACCTTGACGGCAAACGTCGGTTTTGACTCGGTGGTCAGGAGGTAAGAATGAAACCTAGAGAACGAAAAACGCAACAAATGGTGATCTTTCTAATCATCCTCGTGGTGATACTCATTCTATTCTTCCGATTCCCCTACAAGACGAACAGTGACAAGGTGGATGTGCTGAAATCGAGACGCGACTCACTGCAGATTGAAGTCCAGAAGGCAGAAGCGGCAAAGATCCGGTTGCCCGAGCTTCAGGAAAAAATCGCACGGCTTGAGGTTGAATGGGAGCGAGCAAAAGAGATGTTACCAAAAGAAAAGGAAATACCTTCGCTCATACAACAGATATCAAATTCCGGAGCGAAGGCCGGTGTGAGTTTTCTTCTATTCAAACCGAGCACCGTGGTTCAGAAAATAAACTATTCCGAAATCCCGGTTCAGATCAGGGTCACTTGTGGCTACCATCAGCTGGGTAAATTCCTATCCAATGTCGGTAACCTCGCAAGAATCGTAAATGTTCCATCGATAAAAATAACGGCGGGCAAAGATCGTGCCGTCGAAGCAGAGTTGAGAACACAGACTTATACTGTGGCAAAGGGAAAGGGGGTGCAAAGTGGTGTCCCAAGTCGTCGGTAGCCTTCTATTTGTGATGTTGATCAATCAAACGCCAACAACACCACCAGCAGATACGTTATTCCCTGTTGAGAAGTGGCAATATAACGTTAAAGGGAGACGTGATCCATTTGTGCCTCTAGTAGGCACTGACTTATCCCCAGGCGGTAAGGCAAGTCACCTGAGCGTTGAGAATCTTACCCTCATTGGAATTCTGTGGGGCGAACGCGGGTATTATGCTCTGGTAAAAGATGGTGTGAATCAAGGATATATTCTCAAGAGAGGTGACCGTGTTGTCGGCGGAAAAGTCTCGGAGATTGTTCGTGATGGAGTGATATTCGAGCTGACACAAGCTGGGGTTGTAACCAAATATGAACTGAGACTTCAAGAAAAGGAAAGGAGGTAAAAAATGAGGAACGCAGTTGTCCTCGCTTTATTAATTTCCCTGGCCAGTGGTGCCGTAATTAGCGATATAGTCATAACCCCAGAAGATGTTAATACCAAGATTATTATTAGGTCTGATGCACCATTTGTTGCCAATTCCTTTGCCCTAAAGGATCCATCGAGGATAGTGATCGATTGCTCAGGAGCATCGAGCCCGCTAGTCGGTAACAAATTCGCAGTGAACCGAGGCGGTATCAAACAAATGTCCGTCACCGGCTTCACCGAACAGCCAGATCTGGTTCGCGTGGTCACGACCCTGGATCAAGATTATTCCTTCCTGACATCCACTGAAGGTGATGACTTCGTACTCACACTGCTCTCGGGTGCAATGAACCCATTTACGGATTGGCACGCAGGTGTAGCTTCTCCTGCCCCGGCAATGCCAGGTGAAGAGGCCCAGCCTCCTATCCTGCCAACACCCAAGCCAACCGCTACGGTAACCGGGCGTCCGATATCATGCGATTTCGAAGATGCGGATATTCTGACCATACTGCGCGCTTTGTCTGAATACGCTGGTGTGAATATCGTTGCCGGTAAGGATGTTTCCGGTACGGTAACCGTCAGGCTACATAACGTTCCGTGGCGTAAGGCGCTCGAAATCATCCTTCGTGCATCAGGCTACGCTTACCGTGAAGATCCTGGCGTCATCCGTGTTGACACCGCCGAAAATCTCGACAAGCAGGACTATGATCTTCCGGTCAGCGCAAAAATCTACAAGCTGGAATTTGCCGACCCGACCAGAATGCTCGACAAGATCACGGCTATGCTTTCCCCGAAAGGCAAGGCGAATGTCGACACACGTACGAATTCCATCGTGGTAACCGAGGTTGCTCCAATACATGATCGTATCACGCAGCTTGTAAAACTGTTAGATACGCCAACGCCGCAGGTCGAGATCATGGTGAGAGTCGTAGACATGGATGCAACTATAACAAGGTCGTTAGGAATAGATTGGACGCTACGAGGACTTGAGAGCAGAATTCTACGGGCTGACGTGCAAGCCAACCCCCAACCACAGGTGGCGGGTTTTGGAATCTTCAACATCGGTACGGTTCCGTCATTCGCACAGGTCTCCGCAACGATCAACATGCTCGAGGAAACCGGTAGGGCTCAAACCGTATCGGCTCCCCGTGTTTCCGCTATCGACAACGAAGCCGCATCGATCCTCGGTGGTCAGCGATTCGGTATCCCGACGCTTGATATCTCGGGCAACACTGTGATCCAGTTCTATGAAGTCGGTACGAAGCTCGAAGTGGTGCCGCACATAAATTCTCTGGAAGAAATCACCATGGATATCCATGCAGAGGTCAGTGAACTCGACCGTGCTTCGGCACTTGCCGGACGGCCGATAATCACAACTTCTGAAGCCGAATCCAAGGTCCTCGTTGCGGACGGTAACACAGTCGTAATCGGTGGTTTCATAAGACGAAGAGAAACAAAGCAAATACGCGGTATTCCGATACTGAAAAGCATACCCATACTAGGAGCATTGTTCAGAGAAACGACCTCGGCAGTTGAAGACCGCGAACTGCTTATCTTCATTACGCCGACGATCA
It contains:
- a CDS encoding acyl carrier protein; amino-acid sequence: MTEDIKNLIIEYVKKEYLEEDAEEEVNENTPLISSGIVDSFSMVSLKTFLEKKFNIKIPDEKATPEAFDTVNNIMNLLKEFNVT
- the kbl gene encoding glycine C-acetyltransferase, with amino-acid sequence MAYSEKARGYYATELTGIKEAGTFKEERFIESPQAANIKVEFPAGSPPKEVLNFCANNYLGLSSHPEVVTAAHDGLKERGYGMSSVRFICGTQDIHRELEEKLTKFLGTEDTILFPSCMDANAGVFDVVLDKEDAMIADRLVHASIVDGMRLCKAQLFNYKHSNMEHLEEKLKETQDCRFRMVITDGVFSMDGDIAKLDEICDLAEKYDAMVLVDDSHASGFMGKTGRGTHEHCGVLGRIDIITTTLGKALGGASGGCVSGRKEIVDLCRQRARPYLFSNTVPPVIVAAASKVLDIISKTTDRRDKLEENTVFFREKMTAAGFDIKEGVHPIVPIMLYNAKLAQDIASDMYNEGIYVIGFSFPVVPKGQSRIRVQISAGHDREHIERAIAAFTKIGEKYKILGKKKNEIIEMYGL
- a CDS encoding FAD-binding oxidoreductase; protein product: MNNTSDVIVIGGGIIGCATGYYLAKKGLKVNLLEREYLTSGSTGRCIGGIRQQFSTPLSIKVAMESMKKFTAMNDDLKQDVEFHQGGYLFLAHSEEKKQTYMKLIEIQRNMGLDVSFIGVPEIEKLVPGIDATDLLGGAYCSSDAQANPFLIIDGYARKIKEKGNVFTHKEVTQINTQNGKVVSVSTRDNEDYNAPIVVNAAGPSARDIAGMANIDIPIYPERHEAMITEQMERFFDMMIVDYRPDGCYFNQKWPHGSIIGCYTPVPNVPGYDLGTSFEFAREMGRRMARLIPRLNDIKIIRHWSGSYEITPDGNPILDKSDIDGFWIVGGMCGHGFMLGPEIAWLAAEYITEGKPPYDISEFALHRDFTGKEVMK
- a CDS encoding pilus assembly protein PilM; this encodes MFGRKKKVLGLDIGSSQTKIVELSAGKSKKLLNFGISKVLPDAIVEGEIIDREAVLDSVRTLIETKGFSTKDVVLGIAGRDVIIKRITMDRMSEADTREQIKWEAEQYVPFDINEVSLDFDVVNPNFGDNQQEVILVAAKNELINNLTSLLKDLNLTPIIIDTTAFAIQHVYEHSYEVVTDEIICLIHLGAGMTVINVIKGGSSLSARDVYYGVNAYISKLQKEVGFNYEDAANAAKGTVPPGVSQDSIQGVFESFVSDLGTHIERSLQFLSTVTGEEKVSRMYISGGGSLIPTLTDYLKRRFGIPIETLNPFKNIIYDPNIFVPMGADAAGPILAQAVGLALRGE
- a CDS encoding PilN domain-containing protein, whose amino-acid sequence is MIKINLAPITKKGRAPKARAPRAPRPGIKIPPIQTAIVYIAGIVIVALIVIVLLVSQNIQMRNFNSNINQLNAKLDELKIYKAAVDSLETRERELAALIAPIKQLNRNRFFIAHILDEISERVPDFTWITMLNADSTNLDIKGIAASNLLVADFMNRLEESPYIYNVDLSVLEKKVIEKQEMMEFTLTANVGFDSVVRR
- a CDS encoding type 4a pilus biogenesis protein PilO, giving the protein MKPRERKTQQMVIFLIILVVILILFFRFPYKTNSDKVDVLKSRRDSLQIEVQKAEAAKIRLPELQEKIARLEVEWERAKEMLPKEKEIPSLIQQISNSGAKAGVSFLLFKPSTVVQKINYSEIPVQIRVTCGYHQLGKFLSNVGNLARIVNVPSIKITAGKDRAVEAELRTQTYTVAKGKGVQSGVPSRR
- a CDS encoding pilus assembly protein PilP, which translates into the protein MVSQVVGSLLFVMLINQTPTTPPADTLFPVEKWQYNVKGRRDPFVPLVGTDLSPGGKASHLSVENLTLIGILWGERGYYALVKDGVNQGYILKRGDRVVGGKVSEIVRDGVIFELTQAGVVTKYELRLQEKERR
- a CDS encoding AMIN domain-containing protein, translating into MRNAVVLALLISLASGAVISDIVITPEDVNTKIIIRSDAPFVANSFALKDPSRIVIDCSGASSPLVGNKFAVNRGGIKQMSVTGFTEQPDLVRVVTTLDQDYSFLTSTEGDDFVLTLLSGAMNPFTDWHAGVASPAPAMPGEEAQPPILPTPKPTATVTGRPISCDFEDADILTILRALSEYAGVNIVAGKDVSGTVTVRLHNVPWRKALEIILRASGYAYREDPGVIRVDTAENLDKQDYDLPVSAKIYKLEFADPTRMLDKITAMLSPKGKANVDTRTNSIVVTEVAPIHDRITQLVKLLDTPTPQVEIMVRVVDMDATITRSLGIDWTLRGLESRILRADVQANPQPQVAGFGIFNIGTVPSFAQVSATINMLEETGRAQTVSAPRVSAIDNEAASILGGQRFGIPTLDISGNTVIQFYEVGTKLEVVPHINSLEEITMDIHAEVSELDRASALAGRPIITTSEAESKVLVADGNTVVIGGFIRRRETKQIRGIPILKSIPILGALFRETTSAVEDRELLIFITPTIIRG